In bacterium, one genomic interval encodes:
- a CDS encoding 4Fe-4S dicluster domain-containing protein: protein MNITRRDFLKLAGVAGTRLAAATAPATALASVEEFEGNPERFGVLVDTTLCIGHNCRRCELACAKENDLPALDKPPEDASVFDERRRTHPNQFTVVNRFPGHSPDSPIYAKKQCMHCDEPACASACLVGAFTKSDAGAVQYDASVCIGCRYCMVACPFDIPTYEYDRALSPRVRKCTFCLETRLGQNKPPACVEACPREVMTFGKRDDLVKVARQKIARHPDKYVDHIYGEHEVGGTSWMYLSSVPFEQIGFRTDLGTRPYPELTRNYLSAAPLVMAIWPTFFLSVYLFTQRKEQLAKDQAKDTAKNGKGHA, encoded by the coding sequence ATGAATATCACCCGCAGAGACTTTCTCAAATTAGCCGGAGTCGCAGGGACCCGCCTCGCAGCGGCAACCGCGCCGGCGACCGCCTTGGCCAGCGTCGAGGAGTTTGAAGGCAACCCCGAGCGGTTCGGAGTGCTGGTGGACACGACGCTTTGCATCGGACATAACTGCCGCCGCTGCGAATTGGCCTGCGCCAAAGAAAATGATCTACCGGCGCTCGACAAGCCGCCGGAAGACGCGTCGGTCTTCGATGAACGCCGCCGCACCCACCCGAACCAGTTTACCGTCGTCAATCGCTTTCCGGGGCATTCGCCGGACAGCCCGATTTACGCAAAAAAGCAGTGCATGCACTGCGACGAACCAGCCTGCGCTTCCGCCTGTCTGGTCGGGGCCTTCACCAAGTCGGATGCCGGCGCCGTGCAGTACGATGCCAGCGTCTGCATCGGCTGCCGCTACTGCATGGTGGCCTGTCCGTTCGACATCCCAACGTATGAATATGACCGTGCACTGTCTCCGCGAGTGAGAAAGTGCACTTTTTGTTTAGAGACGCGGCTCGGACAGAACAAGCCGCCCGCGTGCGTAGAAGCGTGTCCCCGCGAAGTGATGACCTTTGGCAAGCGCGACGATCTCGTCAAGGTCGCGCGGCAAAAAATCGCGCGGCACCCGGACAAGTATGTAGATCACATTTACGGAGAGCATGAAGTCGGCGGAACGAGTTGGATGTACTTGTCAAGCGTTCCGTTTGAACAGATCGGTTTCCGCACCGATCTCGGTACCCGTCCGTATCCCGAACTGACGCGCAACTATCTGTCCGCCGCGCCGCTTGTCATGGCGATCTGGCCGACGTTCTTCCTGTCGGTCTACCTGTTCACCCAACGCAAAGAGCAGTTGGCCAAAGATCAGGCGAAGGACACCGCGAAGAACGGAAAGGGGCACGCGTAA
- the nrfD gene encoding polysulfide reductase NrfD, with the protein MAVPTPLTPDAPARDFVRDKIFLGRTPKEYFQSLLTPGHAIAALILAVGIPVTFQRFTQGMGAISNLTDANPWGIWIGIDVLCGVALAAGGFIIGTITHIFGMKEYRPLVRPAILTGFLGYALVVFGLMYDLGRPWRLPYPMVWSFGTSSVMFEVGWCVALYLFCQFIEFWPPLLEWLGARQLREVAVKLTLGATVMAVVLSTLHQSSLGALFLIMPGRLHPLWYSMYLPVFFLISAVAGGIGMIIFESTLSHRYFKNQTKHFSHHDLNNLTLGLAKGGAMVLYMYFWLKIIGIAHEHQWSLLFSGYGAWWLVEVLGFILAPAFLFLLAVRRMNAFYARIAAVWTVLGLILNRLNVSVICLNYTLTERYVPHWKEITVTVMIITIGVLIFKFIVNRMPILVAHPDYAADEH; encoded by the coding sequence ATGGCCGTCCCAACTCCCTTAACTCCCGATGCGCCCGCCCGCGACTTTGTCCGGGACAAGATATTCCTGGGGCGCACGCCGAAGGAGTATTTCCAAAGTCTGTTGACGCCGGGCCACGCGATTGCGGCCCTGATTCTGGCCGTCGGTATTCCTGTTACGTTTCAGCGTTTCACGCAAGGCATGGGCGCGATTTCGAACTTGACGGACGCAAACCCATGGGGTATTTGGATCGGTATTGATGTCCTGTGCGGCGTTGCGCTGGCGGCCGGTGGGTTTATCATCGGCACGATCACACACATCTTCGGCATGAAAGAGTACCGTCCGCTGGTCAGGCCCGCGATTCTTACGGGCTTTCTGGGCTACGCATTGGTCGTGTTCGGTCTGATGTACGATTTAGGACGTCCGTGGCGGCTTCCCTATCCGATGGTGTGGTCGTTTGGCACGAGTTCCGTGATGTTTGAAGTCGGCTGGTGCGTCGCGCTGTACCTGTTCTGCCAGTTCATCGAGTTCTGGCCACCGTTACTCGAATGGCTCGGAGCCCGGCAACTGCGCGAAGTCGCCGTCAAGTTGACGCTCGGTGCGACCGTCATGGCCGTCGTTCTGTCCACCTTACACCAATCGTCGCTCGGCGCACTGTTCTTGATTATGCCCGGACGGCTGCACCCGCTGTGGTACAGCATGTATCTGCCGGTATTCTTCCTGATCTCAGCGGTTGCCGGCGGTATCGGCATGATCATCTTCGAGTCCACTTTGTCGCATCGCTACTTCAAGAACCAGACAAAACACTTCAGCCACCATGACTTGAACAACCTCACGCTGGGCCTGGCCAAGGGCGGCGCCATGGTGCTGTACATGTACTTCTGGCTGAAGATCATCGGCATCGCGCACGAGCACCAATGGTCGCTCCTGTTCTCGGGTTACGGCGCCTGGTGGTTGGTTGAAGTGCTGGGCTTCATTCTGGCACCCGCCTTTCTGTTCCTATTGGCCGTGCGGCGCATGAATGCCTTTTACGCCCGCATCGCCGCAGTCTGGACGGTGCTTGGGCTGATCCTGAACCGCTTGAACGTCTCGGTCATTTGCCTGAACTACACCTTGACCGAACGCTACGTGCCGCATTGGAAAGAGATCACCGTCACCGTGATGATTATCACGATCGGCGTGCTGATCTTTAAGTTTATCGTCAACCGGATGCCGATTCTGGTCGCGCACCCGGATTATGCCGCGGACGAACACTAA
- a CDS encoding cytochrome b/b6 domain-containing protein codes for MNALLSLLLLFCLALPLQAAPDNATCIECHSDGTLTRTNADGSVTSLTVTDDSLKHSKHSKLACVECHADLKNFDDWPHPERLAAVNCAGCHKEPAAQVAAGGHEGVLKCAACHGTHNISGAGDVGTKTAKAKIDQTCATCHNRMHAPEGGRTASYASYDVGIHGQLHKAGKEGLPSCTDCHTAHSVHSEKRQSDKLEDACLSCHQAVAEEFKQSVHAQFREGRNLSHCFECHGEHRSRAPSDTTLRVTNESPAEATCGACHAESVARYNLSLHAYALESGSPRAPRCESCHGAHNIRRISDPASPMHRSRQVETCAKCHSQVGIGLDPEVRLPRSFENFLESTHGKLLKEGNPDVPVCIDCHGGHAIRGSNNPESTIAHINIDKTCGRCHSSEQEQYRVSIHYRALQSGVDDSPTCTGCHGEHLLISPKDPRSKVSHDKIALETCGKCHENPDIIRKYGLAPDVVSTYTDSYHGLATKAKSKNTPSCTDCHGAHAVRTAADSLSSIHPANVTRTCAECHPKADANFSQSYTHKALQPIEGGAQWWIARIYWIMIFAVIGGMVVHNLLILNYHMIKAREHQTAGKKVTRFDRHQIIQHMILSITFILLAVTGFALKFPDAWWVKMLSMVGFTEGFRSVTHRVMAIGLIICSVYHIWYLFRTRRGREEWSAMLPAKHDVTELRDNLAYHLNKSDEPAKFDRYDYSQKAEYWALIWGTILMIATGFVLWFPAQLSPILPAWAVPVCQTIHLYEAWLATLAIVVWHFFFVIFHPEEYPMSWTWLTGKISLDLVKHRHRRWYDKIVNTDEVTDDDSPSQPDKDKH; via the coding sequence ATGAACGCCCTTCTGTCCCTCCTACTGCTGTTCTGCCTGGCGCTGCCGTTGCAAGCCGCGCCTGATAACGCAACTTGCATCGAGTGCCACTCCGATGGCACCTTGACGCGGACCAACGCCGACGGCTCGGTCACCTCGTTGACCGTGACCGACGATTCGCTCAAGCACTCCAAGCACTCCAAACTTGCGTGCGTGGAATGCCACGCTGACCTGAAGAATTTCGATGACTGGCCGCACCCTGAGCGACTCGCCGCCGTGAACTGTGCCGGCTGTCACAAGGAACCGGCCGCACAGGTCGCCGCGGGCGGACATGAGGGCGTTCTGAAGTGCGCAGCCTGTCACGGCACGCACAATATCTCGGGCGCCGGAGACGTGGGCACCAAGACTGCCAAAGCGAAGATAGATCAGACGTGCGCGACTTGCCATAACCGCATGCACGCTCCGGAAGGCGGACGTACCGCCTCTTATGCGAGTTACGATGTCGGTATTCATGGACAGCTGCACAAAGCAGGCAAAGAAGGACTGCCGTCGTGTACTGACTGCCATACGGCGCACTCCGTGCATTCAGAAAAGCGCCAGTCCGACAAACTTGAGGACGCATGTTTGAGTTGCCACCAAGCCGTGGCCGAGGAATTCAAGCAGTCGGTGCACGCGCAATTCAGGGAAGGGCGCAACCTGTCCCATTGTTTCGAGTGCCACGGTGAGCATCGCAGTCGCGCACCGTCGGACACGACGCTGCGTGTTACAAACGAATCGCCTGCCGAAGCCACATGCGGCGCTTGCCACGCCGAATCGGTCGCGCGCTACAACCTGAGCCTGCATGCCTACGCGCTCGAAAGCGGATCGCCGCGCGCTCCACGCTGCGAAAGCTGCCACGGCGCGCACAATATCCGGCGCATCTCCGATCCGGCGTCACCGATGCACCGGTCCCGGCAAGTTGAAACCTGCGCAAAATGTCACAGCCAGGTGGGTATCGGTCTCGACCCGGAAGTGCGTCTGCCGCGCTCGTTTGAGAACTTCCTCGAAAGCACGCACGGTAAACTGCTCAAGGAAGGCAATCCTGACGTGCCGGTTTGCATTGATTGTCACGGCGGACATGCGATTCGCGGCAGCAACAATCCGGAATCCACAATTGCGCATATCAACATTGACAAGACGTGCGGTCGCTGCCACTCGAGCGAGCAGGAGCAGTATCGCGTTTCCATCCACTATCGCGCCCTGCAGAGCGGCGTGGATGACAGCCCGACCTGCACAGGATGTCACGGTGAGCACCTGCTGATATCGCCGAAGGATCCGCGCAGCAAGGTCAGCCACGACAAGATCGCTCTGGAAACGTGCGGCAAGTGCCACGAGAATCCTGACATCATTCGCAAGTATGGCTTGGCTCCGGATGTCGTCTCGACTTACACCGACAGCTACCACGGTTTAGCTACGAAAGCTAAGTCCAAGAACACGCCCTCGTGCACTGACTGTCATGGAGCACACGCCGTTCGGACGGCCGCCGATAGTTTGTCGAGCATTCACCCGGCGAATGTCACGCGCACATGTGCCGAATGTCATCCTAAGGCAGATGCGAACTTTTCGCAATCCTACACGCACAAGGCACTACAGCCGATTGAAGGCGGTGCGCAGTGGTGGATCGCGCGCATCTATTGGATCATGATTTTCGCCGTGATCGGTGGCATGGTCGTGCACAACCTGCTGATCCTGAACTACCATATGATCAAAGCGCGCGAACATCAGACCGCGGGCAAAAAGGTGACGCGGTTTGACCGCCATCAGATCATCCAGCACATGATTCTCTCGATTACCTTCATTCTGCTGGCGGTGACAGGCTTTGCATTGAAATTCCCGGACGCATGGTGGGTCAAGATGCTCTCGATGGTTGGCTTCACCGAAGGTTTCCGCAGCGTGACGCACCGCGTTATGGCCATCGGACTCATCATCTGCTCTGTTTACCATATCTGGTACCTTTTCCGCACGCGCCGCGGCCGCGAAGAATGGTCGGCCATGTTGCCCGCCAAGCACGACGTAACGGAACTGCGCGACAATTTGGCTTATCATCTAAACAAGAGCGATGAACCCGCCAAGTTTGATCGGTATGACTATTCGCAGAAAGCTGAGTACTGGGCGCTGATTTGGGGTACCATTCTGATGATCGCGACCGGATTTGTGCTGTGGTTCCCGGCCCAATTGTCGCCGATTCTTCCCGCGTGGGCGGTGCCCGTGTGCCAGACGATTCACCTTTACGAAGCGTGGCTGGCTACGTTAGCCATCGTAGTGTGGCACTTCTTCTTCGTGATCTTCCACCCTGAAGAGTATCCCATGAGCTGGACCTGGCTGACCGGTAAGATCTCGCTGGACTTGGTCAAGCATCGCCACCGCCGCTGGTATGACAAGATCGTGAACACCGACGAGGTGACGGACGACGATTCGCCCTCCCAACCTGACAAAGACAAACACTAA
- a CDS encoding cytochrome C554, with amino-acid sequence MKFIRFAIALCCLMAVANWAIAQDAAKTPAYVGSGKCKMCHKGEKNGSIYETWLETKHAKSMESLKAKGEDKNPECLACHTTGHGTASGFGADTSLVGAEDLGAVGCEVCHGPGSEYKSKKVMESHEASLAAGMIVPNEATCTKCHNEKSPTFKGFKYDEALAKIVHKIPEKADSTAKTN; translated from the coding sequence ATGAAGTTCATTCGCTTTGCTATCGCCCTGTGCTGCCTGATGGCTGTTGCCAACTGGGCCATTGCGCAAGACGCCGCCAAGACCCCCGCCTACGTTGGATCGGGCAAGTGCAAGATGTGCCATAAGGGTGAGAAGAATGGCAGCATCTATGAAACATGGCTCGAAACCAAGCATGCCAAGTCCATGGAAAGCCTGAAGGCTAAAGGGGAAGACAAGAATCCGGAATGCCTCGCCTGCCATACGACCGGTCATGGCACGGCCAGCGGTTTCGGCGCGGACACCAGCCTCGTAGGCGCAGAAGACCTCGGCGCCGTGGGATGCGAAGTGTGCCACGGTCCGGGCTCGGAATACAAGTCCAAGAAAGTCATGGAGTCGCACGAGGCCTCCCTCGCGGCCGGCATGATTGTCCCGAATGAAGCCACGTGTACCAAGTGCCATAACGAAAAATCACCGACCTTTAAGGGCTTCAAGTATGATGAAGCCCTGGCGAAGATCGTTCACAAAATTCCGGAAAAGGCCGACAGCACGGCGAAGACCAATTAG
- a CDS encoding cytochrome c3 family protein: MNKAITFLLSSIVALLCAATPLYSQSNNDCMDCHSDPAMTMETLTGPKSVTVTSDSLKGSVHEGLDCIDCHTDLKGVDFPHERPRHVNCGGCHEEAMKMFMAGFFNKLNDMGFRGVPECSDCHGSHSIREHADSRRVCGICHRNELAAFDKSVHSRNGKAANAEMSCTSCHDPHFKSKRDSMTTAQWHQYSIRGCMDCHKKESQNYVASQHYHKIQAGDVNAPNCVSCHGEHDILSPADPASHTSVDRLDALCATCHKGYEESLHRKDSVDARLMTCVACHTGHQTQMVHASGGIFREELPATCNRCHSDERHAKEFLAHGKVMTETEAGGVANCTQCHVYHFNRKVEGQEPRSNLRMQCENCHSREYQEYMRSEHGMAHAKGHTEAPTCITCHGEKDIKKVSDDMLPRHIIDMCSKCHGNREFALKFQLNPEVVRSYERTYHGQAYNLGYQGDEFATCVNCHGNHDIRSQDDPESKVSREKIVQTCARCHKDANENFVQFLSHYDPHGGSEGATAPQRNVTVAEKFMTSLLFFVFGFFGLHTVLWFIREIAAGRPKRSPEAVRKWVRRFDPWQRTLHITLASSFLLQAMTGLPLKFSHSSAAYWITSNVIELRTMAVIHRVGAIIMIATFVLHVLSLLYAFLVQRKKGLFYGEGSMTPNPQDAKDMWAHFKYFLGLGPKPKFGKFTYWEKFDYFAVFWGVVIIGSSGFILWYPEFFTQLLPGWMINLAHIVHSEEALLATAFIFTVHFFNGHLRPAKFPLDDVIFTGRESTEELERERQREVEHLTSHGSLDDHVIPPMKRWHKLALLTWGWTAFLTGLIVLVFIVYSMFF; this comes from the coding sequence ATGAATAAAGCAATCACCTTCCTGCTCTCGTCCATTGTCGCGCTGCTGTGCGCGGCCACTCCTTTGTACTCGCAATCAAACAACGATTGCATGGACTGCCACAGCGATCCCGCGATGACGATGGAAACTCTGACGGGGCCCAAATCGGTCACCGTGACGAGCGACAGTTTAAAGGGGTCTGTGCATGAGGGCCTGGATTGCATTGACTGCCACACCGATCTCAAAGGCGTGGATTTCCCGCATGAGCGGCCCCGCCATGTGAATTGCGGCGGCTGCCACGAAGAGGCCATGAAGATGTTCATGGCGGGTTTCTTCAACAAACTGAATGACATGGGGTTCCGCGGCGTGCCCGAATGCTCGGACTGCCACGGGTCGCATAGCATCCGTGAACATGCCGATTCGCGGCGCGTCTGCGGCATCTGCCACCGCAACGAGCTCGCCGCGTTCGACAAGAGTGTGCACTCGCGCAACGGCAAGGCTGCCAACGCTGAGATGAGCTGCACATCCTGCCACGACCCGCACTTCAAGTCGAAGCGCGATAGCATGACGACTGCCCAATGGCATCAGTACAGTATTCGCGGCTGCATGGATTGCCACAAGAAGGAGTCGCAAAATTATGTGGCGAGTCAGCACTATCATAAGATACAAGCGGGCGATGTAAACGCGCCGAATTGCGTTTCTTGCCACGGCGAGCACGATATATTGTCGCCCGCGGATCCCGCTTCGCATACGTCCGTGGATCGGCTCGACGCCTTGTGCGCGACGTGCCACAAAGGTTACGAAGAGTCATTGCATCGCAAGGACAGCGTGGACGCCCGCCTGATGACATGCGTGGCCTGTCATACCGGACACCAGACGCAAATGGTTCACGCTTCGGGCGGCATCTTCCGTGAGGAACTACCGGCTACGTGCAACCGCTGTCACAGCGACGAACGGCATGCCAAAGAGTTTCTCGCGCACGGCAAAGTCATGACCGAAACTGAAGCGGGCGGCGTGGCGAACTGCACGCAGTGCCACGTCTATCACTTCAACCGTAAGGTCGAGGGGCAGGAGCCGCGTTCGAATTTGCGCATGCAGTGCGAAAACTGCCACTCAAGAGAGTATCAAGAGTACATGCGTTCGGAGCATGGCATGGCGCATGCGAAGGGACACACTGAGGCGCCTACCTGCATCACCTGCCACGGCGAAAAGGACATCAAAAAGGTCAGCGACGACATGCTGCCGCGGCACATCATTGACATGTGCAGCAAGTGCCATGGCAATCGCGAGTTCGCCCTCAAATTCCAGTTGAATCCCGAGGTGGTGCGGTCATATGAACGTACCTACCACGGTCAGGCGTACAATCTGGGCTATCAAGGCGACGAGTTCGCGACTTGCGTCAACTGTCACGGCAACCATGACATCCGGTCGCAGGATGATCCTGAATCGAAAGTCAGCCGGGAAAAAATCGTTCAGACCTGTGCGCGCTGTCACAAGGATGCTAACGAGAACTTCGTGCAGTTCCTGTCGCACTATGACCCGCACGGCGGGTCGGAGGGCGCGACGGCGCCGCAACGCAATGTCACTGTGGCTGAGAAGTTCATGACCTCGCTGCTGTTCTTTGTGTTCGGCTTCTTCGGCCTGCACACGGTGCTGTGGTTCATCCGAGAAATTGCCGCGGGGCGACCGAAACGCAGTCCCGAAGCGGTGCGCAAATGGGTACGACGCTTTGATCCGTGGCAGCGCACTCTGCATATTACGCTTGCCTCGAGCTTCCTGCTGCAGGCGATGACCGGACTGCCGCTGAAATTCTCGCATAGCTCCGCCGCCTATTGGATCACGAGCAATGTCATTGAATTGCGGACCATGGCGGTCATTCACCGGGTCGGCGCCATCATAATGATCGCGACCTTCGTGCTGCATGTTCTGTCGCTGCTCTATGCGTTTCTCGTTCAGCGTAAAAAGGGGCTGTTCTACGGCGAAGGCTCGATGACGCCCAACCCGCAGGACGCCAAAGACATGTGGGCCCACTTCAAGTACTTCCTCGGATTGGGACCCAAACCCAAATTTGGCAAATTCACGTATTGGGAGAAGTTCGACTACTTCGCGGTGTTCTGGGGCGTGGTGATTATCGGTTCGAGCGGTTTCATTCTCTGGTACCCTGAATTCTTCACGCAGCTTCTGCCCGGCTGGATGATCAATCTCGCGCATATCGTCCACAGCGAGGAGGCGCTGCTCGCGACGGCCTTCATCTTCACCGTGCACTTCTTCAACGGACACCTGCGACCCGCGAAATTCCCGCTCGACGACGTTATCTTCACGGGCCGTGAGTCTACCGAAGAGTTGGAACGCGAACGCCAACGCGAAGTCGAGCATCTTACGAGCCACGGCAGTCTGGACGACCATGTCATTCCGCCGATGAAGCGCTGGCACAAACTTGCGTTGTTGACGTGGGGCTGGACGGCGTTCTTGACGGGCTTGATCGTACTCGTGTTCATTGTATATTCGATGTTCTTCTAA